A region of the Ornithinimicrobium ciconiae genome:
GGCCGGTGCACCCGCCCACGGTAGGCGCTGCGCGGGTCAGCCGCGGGCTCCGTGCCGGGCCTCGTAGCGCTCGTCCAGCACCGACAGCTCCTCCAGGGCCGCGGTCACCACCTCAGCATCCGCGGAGTCGAGCCGCTGGACCAGGTCGGTGATCGTGGCGGGGGAGATGCCGGCCCCAGCGGCAGCCCGCAGATTGGCGCGGCTGTCCAGGTCCATCGCCAGGACCGCGTCGGCCTCGGCCTGCACCCGCGCCGCGCGGCTGGTTGCAGCGTCAGCGGGCATGCTCGAGGTGGCTGCTCCCGCGGTGCCCGGCCAGAAGACCTCGGCGTAGCCGACGTTGCCGGCCCGGTTGGGGTGGAAGGACTCCACGATCGGCCAGCTCAGCCCATTGATCCACTCGACGTTGTCGCAGACCGCGTGACCGGCGAAGGCACCGCGCGGGTCGACGAAGGTGTGCCCGGCCCCGGTGGTCTTCTGCTGCACGAGGGTGTTGAGCTCGTGGGTGGCGGCATTGAGCCGGGTCATCTCCGAGCCGCTGAAGAAGGTGAGCAGGTTGCAGTCCTTCCCGTTAAACAGCAGGGGGTAACCGCCGATCCGCACGTCTGCGCTGGGCGCGCCGCTGTCGATGGCACCCAGCACCGCGTCATACCGCGCCGGGAGCTGAGTGCGCAGGACCGACAGTCCGCCATTGATCGCGCCGGTGCAGTTGGACAGCCAGCCAGGCAGCGC
Encoded here:
- a CDS encoding SGNH/GDSL hydrolase family protein — protein: MKTPRRSPLTTLLAAPAGLALALTAGLSAQADPPSPDGAASAQANDTSYVALGDSFSAGTGTRASTDDCYRSPYGYPALIANAQGLDLDYQACSGATTADVLNNQVGALSPQTDLVTMTIGGNDLGFADVITECALPGWLSNCTGAINGGLSVLRTQLPARYDAVLGAIDSGAPSADVRIGGYPLLFNGKDCNLLTFFSGSEMTRLNAATHELNTLVQQKTTGAGHTFVDPRGAFAGHAVCDNVEWINGLSWPIVESFHPNRAGNVGYAEVFWPGTAGAATSSMPADAATSRAARVQAEADAVLAMDLDSRANLRAAAGAGISPATITDLVQRLDSADAEVVTAALEELSVLDERYEARHGARG